A single Anopheles maculipalpis chromosome 3RL, idAnoMacuDA_375_x, whole genome shotgun sequence DNA region contains:
- the LOC126562186 gene encoding diuretic hormone receptor-like isoform X5, which translates to MQGTTLVPDGSGETPYVDEGNLTGLSAENPSLAMEGLLALAMNASGAERCRLQQQAEELLQDVACPSFFDMVSCWPRTPPGTLAVLPCFAELKGVQYDSSQNATRFCNHDGTWANYTDYDRCQHIDQPSPLPSFEPEIELPTLIYFVGYSISLAALVLAVAVLVYFNNYSARRDLRCLRNTIHVNLFLTYIMSSSLWILILSLQITVKLEVAGCIFLVTLFHYFSTTNFFWMLVEGLYLYMLVVQTFSGDTLRFRKYAIIGWGGPLIFVGAWAIAKPFFGSSANLEHPNKLEIECSWMRESHIDWIIQGPSCAVLVINLIFLLRIMWVLITKLRSANTVETRQYRKASKALLVLIPLLGITYLIVIYGPDGGVGSHIFAITRAILLSTQGFVVSLLYCFLNSEVRQTLRHHFYRWRDERNILSGKVNNHHRRFSQFSRPESMNFPPSIP; encoded by the exons ATGCAGGGCACGACACTGGTGCCCGACGGTTCCGGTGAGACGCCGTACGTGGACGAAGGAAACCTTACCGGACTGTCGGCGGAAAATCCTTCGCTGGCGATGGAAGGTTTGCTGGCGCTGGCCATGAATGCGAGCGGTGCGGAACGGTGCCGGCTGCAGCAACAGGCCGAAGAGTTGCTGCAGGACGTTGCCTGCCCATCCTTCTTCGACATGGTGTCCTGTTGGCCTCGAACACCACCCGGCACGTTGGCCGTGTTGCCGTGCTTTGCGGAGCTCAAGGGTGTGCAGTATGATAGTTCGC AGAATGCAACCCGTTTCTGTAACCACGACGGTACCTGGGCTAATTACACCGACTACGACCGCTGCCAGCACATCGATCAACCGTCCCCGCTGCCAAGCTTCGAGCCGGAAATTGAACTGCCCACACTGATCTACTTCGTCGGGTACTCCATCAGCTTGGCCGCGCTCGTGCTGGCCGTAGCGGTGCTGGTGTATTTCAA taaCTACTCTGCCCGCAGGGATTTGCGCTGCTTGCGGAACACGATCCATGTGAACCTGTTTCTTACGTACATCATGTCGTCGAGCCTTTGGATACTCATCCTTTCGCTGCAG ATCACCGTGAAGCTGGAAGTGGCTGGCTGTATATTTCTCGTAACGCTCTTTCACTACTTCAGCACAACCAACTTCTTCTGGATGCTGGTGGAAG GTCTGTATCTTTACATGCTGGTGGTGCAAACGTTTTCCGGTGACACGCTGCGCTTTCGGAAGTACGCCATTATTGGATGGG GAGGCCCGTTAATCTTCGTTGGTGCGTGGGCCATCGCAAAACCGTTTTTTGGATCATCCGCGAATTTGGAACATCCCAATAAA CTCGAAATAGAATGCTCCTGGATGCGTGAATCTCACATCGATTGGATCATTCAGGGCCCGTCCTGTGCCGTGCTGGTTATCAATCTCATCTTCCTGCTGCGCATCATGTGG GTGCTGATCACGAAGCTCCGGTCGGCGAATACGGTCGAGACGCGCCAATATCGGAAAGCTTCAAAAGCGCTGCTCGTACTGATACCCCTGCTAGGCATCACCTACCTCATCGTTATCTACGGTCCGGACGGAGGTGTTGGCAGCCACATATTTGCCATCACACGGGCCATTCTTCTTAGCACACAG GGTTTCGTCGTATCGCTTCTCTACTGTTTCCTAAACTCTGAAGTACGGCAAACACTGCGCCATCATTTCTATCGCTGGCGGGACGAACGAAACATCCTTTCCGGGAAGGTGAACAACCATCACCGTAG GTTTTCCCAGTTTTCCCGACCAGAATCGATGAACTTTCCACCCTCCATCCCATGA
- the LOC126561912 gene encoding potassium/sodium hyperpolarization-activated cyclic nucleotide-gated channel 2-like, with protein MSKSRSSNAATNAPEHPKEIMSGRGRGKGNRNFPSHNCTVNHDVDLVKLLLSADSIPHRIARWWRRLCLIDHHSPVTRFVFRSDTAIKREMSRQLTYHPGTIHPLSYFRFAWECLMIVTFVTAFLLIPYDVTFLFQVGDYYPFTAFHMVLLGTDFICLLDVMITFYSGTYQRRTQQVNLDLKRIRKGYLRMWFWIDVISSAPDPLITRLVPPNTLDNSLVYCLHRLDYHPGCLWDLWSLMSVIKIFRFRTLLRYIRNLCERFGLRRNVIKFITILATVLTVFHWSACLMFMVLRLSQGTDPAHVDERSWSQKIPFWNQTSFVRYLECSYRTLYTVTHITHDFNESMTYDDMLMSLIYTISGYILKIYLLAELLIFIRILFSSTSKYHEYRYELSNYMRHEQLPAALQKQVLDFYDFRHPKIYSRWSLIRTVLGEQLYGELRMEILGPLMRSCPLFRATFTDQQLTALALGMKFQLYMKNDIIARWEGVANGPGDESNWNMVFIVTGTVAVYTSSWKEVLHLENGEHFGEFQLLFDAGTVKFPNLVAVENTELYTLSRDWLDRFLRPYPTLRRNLIDLATEQLHQMQQMQRGTVLETLENVETVRLQHRSRETE; from the exons ATGAGCAAAAGCCGAAGCTCGAACGCTGCCACCAACGCACCGGAACACCCAAAGGAAATAATGTCCGGCCGTGGTCGTGGAAAAGGTAATCGGAATTTTCCATCACACAACTGCACCGTGAACCATGACGTAGACCTGGTAAAGTTGCTTCTATCTGCTGACTCCATCCCACACAG AATTGCCCGATGGTGGCGTCGACTTTGTCTGATCGATCATCATAGCCCCGTAACGAGATTCGTTTTTCGCAGCGATACGGCAATAAAGCGTGAAATGTCACGCCAGCTCACGTACCATCCGGGCACGATACATCCTCTGAGCTACTTCCG GTTCGCCTGGGAGTGTCTGATGATAGTGACGTTCGTGACCGCATTTCTGCTGATCCCTTACGATGTAACGTTTCTGTTCCAGGTGGGCGATTACTATCCCTTCACCGCCTTTCACATGGTACTGTTGGGCACGG ATTTCATTTGCCTGCTCGACGTGATGATAACCTTTTACAGCGGCACCTACCAGCGGCGTACCCAGCAGGTGAATCTTGACCTGAAACGCATCCGGAAGGGATATCTGCGCATGTGGTTTTGGATCGACGTCATCAGCTCTGCACCGGATCCGCTGATAACGAGACTC GTTCCTCCCAACACGCTCGACAACTCGCTCGTTTACTGTCTGCACCGCCTGGACTATCATCCCGGCTGTCTGTGGGATCTGTGGAGTTTGATGTCGGTGATTAAAATCTTCCGCTTTCGGACGCTGCTGCGATACATTCGGAATCTTTGCGAGCGGTTTGGGCTGCGCCGCAACGTTATTAAGTTCATCACCATTCTTGCCACGGTGCTGACCGTGTTTCACTGGAGTGCTTGTTTGATGTTTATGGTGCTGCGATTATCGCAAGGTACCGATCCGGCCCACGTGGACGAACGATCCTGGTCGCAGAAGATACCGTTTTGGAATCAAACTTCTT TTGTTCGCTATTTGGAGTGTTCCTATCGAACTCTGTATACAGTCACGCACATCACACACGACTTCAACGAATCCATGACCTACGACGACATGCTGATGTCCCTTATCTATACCATCAGTGGCTACATACTGAAGATTTACCTGTTGGCCGAGTTGCTTATTTTTATACGCATCCTGTTCTCCAGCACAAGCAAG TACCACGAATATCGCTACGAGCTGAGTAATTATATGCGCCACGAACAATTACCTGCCGCGCTGCAAAAGCAAGTCTTGGATTTCTATGACTTTCGCCATCCGAAGATTTACAGCCGCTGGTCACTGATCCGGACGGTGCTAGGGGAGCAG CTTTACGGAGAGCTGAGGATGGAAATTCTTGGACCACTGATGCGAAGCTGTCCACTGTTTCGTGCCACCTTTACCGATCAACAGCTGACGGCACTGGCGCTCGGGATGAAGTTTCAGCTGTACATGAAGAATGATATTATTGCCCGATGGGAAGGCGTTGCAAACGGTCCCGGTGATGAAAGCAACTGGAATATGGTGTTTATTGTCACGGGAACGGTGGCCGTCTACACGAGCAGCTGGAAGGAAGTGTTGCATCTCGAGAATGGTGAGCATTTCGGTGAATTTCAGCTACTGTTCGATGCAGGCACGGTG AAATTTCCCAACTTGGTCGCGGTGGAAAATACGGAACTGTACACGCTGT CCCGGGACTGGCTGGACCGATTCCTGCGACCGTACCCAACGCTTCGCCGGAATCTAATCGACCTGGCAACCGAGCAGCTACACCAGATGCAACAGATGCAGCGTGGCACGGTACTAGAAACGCTAGAAAATGTCGAGACGGTACGACTGCAGCACCGATCACGTGAGACCGAGTGA
- the LOC126562186 gene encoding diuretic hormone receptor-like isoform X2 gives MQGTTLVPDGSGETPYVDEGNLTGLSAENPSLAMEGLLALAMNASGAERCRLQQQAEELLQDVACPSFFDMVSCWPRTPPGTLAVLPCFAELKGVQYDSSQNATRFCNHDGTWANYTDYDRCQHIDQPSPLPSFEPEIELPTLIYFVGYSISLAALVLAVAVLVYFNNYSARRDLRCLRNTIHVNLFLTYIMSSSLWILILSLQITVKLEVAGCIFLVTLFHYFSTTNFFWMLVEGLYLYMLVVQTFSGDTLRFRKYAIIGWGGPLIFVGAWAIAKPFFGSSANLEHPNKLEIECSWMRESHIDWIIQGPSCAVLVINLIFLLRIMWVLITKLRSANTVETRQYRKASKALLVLIPLLGITYLIVIYGPDGGVGSHIFAITRAILLSTQGFVVSLLYCFLNSEVRQTLRHHFYRWRDERNILSGKVNNHHRRPTFSKDNSPRSHTESTRTVEYSIATLKHSCVLRD, from the exons ATGCAGGGCACGACACTGGTGCCCGACGGTTCCGGTGAGACGCCGTACGTGGACGAAGGAAACCTTACCGGACTGTCGGCGGAAAATCCTTCGCTGGCGATGGAAGGTTTGCTGGCGCTGGCCATGAATGCGAGCGGTGCGGAACGGTGCCGGCTGCAGCAACAGGCCGAAGAGTTGCTGCAGGACGTTGCCTGCCCATCCTTCTTCGACATGGTGTCCTGTTGGCCTCGAACACCACCCGGCACGTTGGCCGTGTTGCCGTGCTTTGCGGAGCTCAAGGGTGTGCAGTATGATAGTTCGC AGAATGCAACCCGTTTCTGTAACCACGACGGTACCTGGGCTAATTACACCGACTACGACCGCTGCCAGCACATCGATCAACCGTCCCCGCTGCCAAGCTTCGAGCCGGAAATTGAACTGCCCACACTGATCTACTTCGTCGGGTACTCCATCAGCTTGGCCGCGCTCGTGCTGGCCGTAGCGGTGCTGGTGTATTTCAA taaCTACTCTGCCCGCAGGGATTTGCGCTGCTTGCGGAACACGATCCATGTGAACCTGTTTCTTACGTACATCATGTCGTCGAGCCTTTGGATACTCATCCTTTCGCTGCAG ATCACCGTGAAGCTGGAAGTGGCTGGCTGTATATTTCTCGTAACGCTCTTTCACTACTTCAGCACAACCAACTTCTTCTGGATGCTGGTGGAAG GTCTGTATCTTTACATGCTGGTGGTGCAAACGTTTTCCGGTGACACGCTGCGCTTTCGGAAGTACGCCATTATTGGATGGG GAGGCCCGTTAATCTTCGTTGGTGCGTGGGCCATCGCAAAACCGTTTTTTGGATCATCCGCGAATTTGGAACATCCCAATAAA CTCGAAATAGAATGCTCCTGGATGCGTGAATCTCACATCGATTGGATCATTCAGGGCCCGTCCTGTGCCGTGCTGGTTATCAATCTCATCTTCCTGCTGCGCATCATGTGG GTGCTGATCACGAAGCTCCGGTCGGCGAATACGGTCGAGACGCGCCAATATCGGAAAGCTTCAAAAGCGCTGCTCGTACTGATACCCCTGCTAGGCATCACCTACCTCATCGTTATCTACGGTCCGGACGGAGGTGTTGGCAGCCACATATTTGCCATCACACGGGCCATTCTTCTTAGCACACAG GGTTTCGTCGTATCGCTTCTCTACTGTTTCCTAAACTCTGAAGTACGGCAAACACTGCGCCATCATTTCTATCGCTGGCGGGACGAACGAAACATCCTTTCCGGGAAGGTGAACAACCATCACCGTAG GCCGACGTTCAGCAAGGACAATTCACCTCGTTCGCACACCGAAAGCACACG TACGGTTGAGTACAGCATCGCCACGCTGAAGCATTCGTGCGTGCTGAGAGATTAA
- the LOC126562186 gene encoding diuretic hormone receptor-like isoform X6: MQGTTLVPDGSGETPYVDEGNLTGLSAENPSLAMEGLLALAMNASGAERCRLQQQAEELLQDVACPSFFDMVSCWPRTPPGTLAVLPCFAELKGVQYDSSQNATRFCNHDGTWANYTDYDRCQHIDQPSPLPSFEPEIELPTLIYFVGYSISLAALVLAVAVLVYFNNYSARRDLRCLRNTIHVNLFLTYIMSSSLWILILSLQITVKLEVAGCIFLVTLFHYFSTTNFFWMLVEGLYLYMLVVQTFSGDTLRFRKYAIIGWGGPLIFVGAWAIAKPFFGSSANLEHPNKLEIECSWMRESHIDWIIQGPSCAVLVINLIFLLRIMWVLITKLRSANTVETRQYRKASKALLVLIPLLGITYLIVIYGPDGGVGSHIFAITRAILLSTQGFVVSLLYCFLNSEVRQTLRHHFYRWRDERNILSGKVNNHHRSLTTTTSAPLV, from the exons ATGCAGGGCACGACACTGGTGCCCGACGGTTCCGGTGAGACGCCGTACGTGGACGAAGGAAACCTTACCGGACTGTCGGCGGAAAATCCTTCGCTGGCGATGGAAGGTTTGCTGGCGCTGGCCATGAATGCGAGCGGTGCGGAACGGTGCCGGCTGCAGCAACAGGCCGAAGAGTTGCTGCAGGACGTTGCCTGCCCATCCTTCTTCGACATGGTGTCCTGTTGGCCTCGAACACCACCCGGCACGTTGGCCGTGTTGCCGTGCTTTGCGGAGCTCAAGGGTGTGCAGTATGATAGTTCGC AGAATGCAACCCGTTTCTGTAACCACGACGGTACCTGGGCTAATTACACCGACTACGACCGCTGCCAGCACATCGATCAACCGTCCCCGCTGCCAAGCTTCGAGCCGGAAATTGAACTGCCCACACTGATCTACTTCGTCGGGTACTCCATCAGCTTGGCCGCGCTCGTGCTGGCCGTAGCGGTGCTGGTGTATTTCAA taaCTACTCTGCCCGCAGGGATTTGCGCTGCTTGCGGAACACGATCCATGTGAACCTGTTTCTTACGTACATCATGTCGTCGAGCCTTTGGATACTCATCCTTTCGCTGCAG ATCACCGTGAAGCTGGAAGTGGCTGGCTGTATATTTCTCGTAACGCTCTTTCACTACTTCAGCACAACCAACTTCTTCTGGATGCTGGTGGAAG GTCTGTATCTTTACATGCTGGTGGTGCAAACGTTTTCCGGTGACACGCTGCGCTTTCGGAAGTACGCCATTATTGGATGGG GAGGCCCGTTAATCTTCGTTGGTGCGTGGGCCATCGCAAAACCGTTTTTTGGATCATCCGCGAATTTGGAACATCCCAATAAA CTCGAAATAGAATGCTCCTGGATGCGTGAATCTCACATCGATTGGATCATTCAGGGCCCGTCCTGTGCCGTGCTGGTTATCAATCTCATCTTCCTGCTGCGCATCATGTGG GTGCTGATCACGAAGCTCCGGTCGGCGAATACGGTCGAGACGCGCCAATATCGGAAAGCTTCAAAAGCGCTGCTCGTACTGATACCCCTGCTAGGCATCACCTACCTCATCGTTATCTACGGTCCGGACGGAGGTGTTGGCAGCCACATATTTGCCATCACACGGGCCATTCTTCTTAGCACACAG GGTTTCGTCGTATCGCTTCTCTACTGTTTCCTAAACTCTGAAGTACGGCAAACACTGCGCCATCATTTCTATCGCTGGCGGGACGAACGAAACATCCTTTCCGGGAAGGTGAACAACCATCACCGTAG TTTAACGACGACCACTTCTGCGCCATTAGTTTGA
- the LOC126562186 gene encoding diuretic hormone receptor-like isoform X3, protein MQGTTLVPDGSGETPYVDEGNLTGLSAENPSLAMEGLLALAMNASGAERCRLQQQAEELLQDVACPSFFDMVSCWPRTPPGTLAVLPCFAELKGVQYDSSQNATRFCNHDGTWANYTDYDRCQHIDQPSPLPSFEPEIELPTLIYFVGYSISLAALVLAVAVLVYFKDLRCLRNTIHVNLFLTYIMSSSLWILILSLQITVKLEVAGCIFLVTLFHYFSTTNFFWMLVEGLYLYMLVVQTFSGDTLRFRKYAIIGWGGPLIFVGAWAIAKPFFGSSANLEHPNKLEIECSWMRESHIDWIIQGPSCAVLVINLIFLLRIMWVLITKLRSANTVETRQYRKASKALLVLIPLLGITYLIVIYGPDGGVGSHIFAITRAILLSTQGFVVSLLYCFLNSEVRQTLRHHFYRWRDERNILSGKVNNHHRRPTFSKDNSPRSHTESTRTVEYSIATLKHSCVLRD, encoded by the exons ATGCAGGGCACGACACTGGTGCCCGACGGTTCCGGTGAGACGCCGTACGTGGACGAAGGAAACCTTACCGGACTGTCGGCGGAAAATCCTTCGCTGGCGATGGAAGGTTTGCTGGCGCTGGCCATGAATGCGAGCGGTGCGGAACGGTGCCGGCTGCAGCAACAGGCCGAAGAGTTGCTGCAGGACGTTGCCTGCCCATCCTTCTTCGACATGGTGTCCTGTTGGCCTCGAACACCACCCGGCACGTTGGCCGTGTTGCCGTGCTTTGCGGAGCTCAAGGGTGTGCAGTATGATAGTTCGC AGAATGCAACCCGTTTCTGTAACCACGACGGTACCTGGGCTAATTACACCGACTACGACCGCTGCCAGCACATCGATCAACCGTCCCCGCTGCCAAGCTTCGAGCCGGAAATTGAACTGCCCACACTGATCTACTTCGTCGGGTACTCCATCAGCTTGGCCGCGCTCGTGCTGGCCGTAGCGGTGCTGGTGTATTTCAA GGATTTGCGCTGCTTGCGGAACACGATCCATGTGAACCTGTTTCTTACGTACATCATGTCGTCGAGCCTTTGGATACTCATCCTTTCGCTGCAG ATCACCGTGAAGCTGGAAGTGGCTGGCTGTATATTTCTCGTAACGCTCTTTCACTACTTCAGCACAACCAACTTCTTCTGGATGCTGGTGGAAG GTCTGTATCTTTACATGCTGGTGGTGCAAACGTTTTCCGGTGACACGCTGCGCTTTCGGAAGTACGCCATTATTGGATGGG GAGGCCCGTTAATCTTCGTTGGTGCGTGGGCCATCGCAAAACCGTTTTTTGGATCATCCGCGAATTTGGAACATCCCAATAAA CTCGAAATAGAATGCTCCTGGATGCGTGAATCTCACATCGATTGGATCATTCAGGGCCCGTCCTGTGCCGTGCTGGTTATCAATCTCATCTTCCTGCTGCGCATCATGTGG GTGCTGATCACGAAGCTCCGGTCGGCGAATACGGTCGAGACGCGCCAATATCGGAAAGCTTCAAAAGCGCTGCTCGTACTGATACCCCTGCTAGGCATCACCTACCTCATCGTTATCTACGGTCCGGACGGAGGTGTTGGCAGCCACATATTTGCCATCACACGGGCCATTCTTCTTAGCACACAG GGTTTCGTCGTATCGCTTCTCTACTGTTTCCTAAACTCTGAAGTACGGCAAACACTGCGCCATCATTTCTATCGCTGGCGGGACGAACGAAACATCCTTTCCGGGAAGGTGAACAACCATCACCGTAG GCCGACGTTCAGCAAGGACAATTCACCTCGTTCGCACACCGAAAGCACACG TACGGTTGAGTACAGCATCGCCACGCTGAAGCATTCGTGCGTGCTGAGAGATTAA
- the LOC126562186 gene encoding diuretic hormone receptor-like isoform X4 yields the protein MQGTTLVPDGSGETPYVDEGNLTGLSAENPSLAMEGLLALAMNASGAERCRLQQQAEELLQDVACPSFFDMVSCWPRTPPGTLAVLPCFAELKGVQYDSSQNATRFCNHDGTWANYTDYDRCQHIDQPSPLPSFEPEIELPTLIYFVGYSISLAALVLAVAVLVYFNNYSARRDLRCLRNTIHVNLFLTYIMSSSLWILILSLQITVKLEVAGCIFLVTLFHYFSTTNFFWMLVEGLYLYMLVVQTFSGDTLRFRKYAIIGWGGPLIFVGAWAIAKPFFGSSANLEHPNKLEIECSWMRESHIDWIIQGPSCAVLVINLIFLLRIMWVLITKLRSANTVETRQYRKASKALLVLIPLLGITYLIVIYGPDGGVGSHIFAITRAILLSTQGFVVSLLYCFLNSEVRQTLRHHFYRWRDERNILSGKVNNHHRRPTFSKDNSPRSHTESTRLTTTTSAPLV from the exons ATGCAGGGCACGACACTGGTGCCCGACGGTTCCGGTGAGACGCCGTACGTGGACGAAGGAAACCTTACCGGACTGTCGGCGGAAAATCCTTCGCTGGCGATGGAAGGTTTGCTGGCGCTGGCCATGAATGCGAGCGGTGCGGAACGGTGCCGGCTGCAGCAACAGGCCGAAGAGTTGCTGCAGGACGTTGCCTGCCCATCCTTCTTCGACATGGTGTCCTGTTGGCCTCGAACACCACCCGGCACGTTGGCCGTGTTGCCGTGCTTTGCGGAGCTCAAGGGTGTGCAGTATGATAGTTCGC AGAATGCAACCCGTTTCTGTAACCACGACGGTACCTGGGCTAATTACACCGACTACGACCGCTGCCAGCACATCGATCAACCGTCCCCGCTGCCAAGCTTCGAGCCGGAAATTGAACTGCCCACACTGATCTACTTCGTCGGGTACTCCATCAGCTTGGCCGCGCTCGTGCTGGCCGTAGCGGTGCTGGTGTATTTCAA taaCTACTCTGCCCGCAGGGATTTGCGCTGCTTGCGGAACACGATCCATGTGAACCTGTTTCTTACGTACATCATGTCGTCGAGCCTTTGGATACTCATCCTTTCGCTGCAG ATCACCGTGAAGCTGGAAGTGGCTGGCTGTATATTTCTCGTAACGCTCTTTCACTACTTCAGCACAACCAACTTCTTCTGGATGCTGGTGGAAG GTCTGTATCTTTACATGCTGGTGGTGCAAACGTTTTCCGGTGACACGCTGCGCTTTCGGAAGTACGCCATTATTGGATGGG GAGGCCCGTTAATCTTCGTTGGTGCGTGGGCCATCGCAAAACCGTTTTTTGGATCATCCGCGAATTTGGAACATCCCAATAAA CTCGAAATAGAATGCTCCTGGATGCGTGAATCTCACATCGATTGGATCATTCAGGGCCCGTCCTGTGCCGTGCTGGTTATCAATCTCATCTTCCTGCTGCGCATCATGTGG GTGCTGATCACGAAGCTCCGGTCGGCGAATACGGTCGAGACGCGCCAATATCGGAAAGCTTCAAAAGCGCTGCTCGTACTGATACCCCTGCTAGGCATCACCTACCTCATCGTTATCTACGGTCCGGACGGAGGTGTTGGCAGCCACATATTTGCCATCACACGGGCCATTCTTCTTAGCACACAG GGTTTCGTCGTATCGCTTCTCTACTGTTTCCTAAACTCTGAAGTACGGCAAACACTGCGCCATCATTTCTATCGCTGGCGGGACGAACGAAACATCCTTTCCGGGAAGGTGAACAACCATCACCGTAG GCCGACGTTCAGCAAGGACAATTCACCTCGTTCGCACACCGAAAGCACACG TTTAACGACGACCACTTCTGCGCCATTAGTTTGA
- the LOC126562186 gene encoding diuretic hormone receptor-like isoform X1, protein MNETMQGTTLVPDGSGETPYVDEGNLTGLSAENPSLAMEGLLALAMNASGAERCRLQQQAEELLQDVACPSFFDMVSCWPRTPPGTLAVLPCFAELKGVQYDSSQNATRFCNHDGTWANYTDYDRCQHIDQPSPLPSFEPEIELPTLIYFVGYSISLAALVLAVAVLVYFNNYSARRDLRCLRNTIHVNLFLTYIMSSSLWILILSLQITVKLEVAGCIFLVTLFHYFSTTNFFWMLVEGLYLYMLVVQTFSGDTLRFRKYAIIGWGGPLIFVGAWAIAKPFFGSSANLEHPNKLEIECSWMRESHIDWIIQGPSCAVLVINLIFLLRIMWVLITKLRSANTVETRQYRKASKALLVLIPLLGITYLIVIYGPDGGVGSHIFAITRAILLSTQGFVVSLLYCFLNSEVRQTLRHHFYRWRDERNILSGKVNNHHRRPTFSKDNSPRSHTESTRFSQFSRPESMNFPPSIP, encoded by the exons ATGAACGAAACAATGCAGGGCACGACACTGGTGCCCGACGGTTCCGGTGAGACGCCGTACGTGGACGAAGGAAACCTTACCGGACTGTCGGCGGAAAATCCTTCGCTGGCGATGGAAGGTTTGCTGGCGCTGGCCATGAATGCGAGCGGTGCGGAACGGTGCCGGCTGCAGCAACAGGCCGAAGAGTTGCTGCAGGACGTTGCCTGCCCATCCTTCTTCGACATGGTGTCCTGTTGGCCTCGAACACCACCCGGCACGTTGGCCGTGTTGCCGTGCTTTGCGGAGCTCAAGGGTGTGCAGTATGATAGTTCGC AGAATGCAACCCGTTTCTGTAACCACGACGGTACCTGGGCTAATTACACCGACTACGACCGCTGCCAGCACATCGATCAACCGTCCCCGCTGCCAAGCTTCGAGCCGGAAATTGAACTGCCCACACTGATCTACTTCGTCGGGTACTCCATCAGCTTGGCCGCGCTCGTGCTGGCCGTAGCGGTGCTGGTGTATTTCAA taaCTACTCTGCCCGCAGGGATTTGCGCTGCTTGCGGAACACGATCCATGTGAACCTGTTTCTTACGTACATCATGTCGTCGAGCCTTTGGATACTCATCCTTTCGCTGCAG ATCACCGTGAAGCTGGAAGTGGCTGGCTGTATATTTCTCGTAACGCTCTTTCACTACTTCAGCACAACCAACTTCTTCTGGATGCTGGTGGAAG GTCTGTATCTTTACATGCTGGTGGTGCAAACGTTTTCCGGTGACACGCTGCGCTTTCGGAAGTACGCCATTATTGGATGGG GAGGCCCGTTAATCTTCGTTGGTGCGTGGGCCATCGCAAAACCGTTTTTTGGATCATCCGCGAATTTGGAACATCCCAATAAA CTCGAAATAGAATGCTCCTGGATGCGTGAATCTCACATCGATTGGATCATTCAGGGCCCGTCCTGTGCCGTGCTGGTTATCAATCTCATCTTCCTGCTGCGCATCATGTGG GTGCTGATCACGAAGCTCCGGTCGGCGAATACGGTCGAGACGCGCCAATATCGGAAAGCTTCAAAAGCGCTGCTCGTACTGATACCCCTGCTAGGCATCACCTACCTCATCGTTATCTACGGTCCGGACGGAGGTGTTGGCAGCCACATATTTGCCATCACACGGGCCATTCTTCTTAGCACACAG GGTTTCGTCGTATCGCTTCTCTACTGTTTCCTAAACTCTGAAGTACGGCAAACACTGCGCCATCATTTCTATCGCTGGCGGGACGAACGAAACATCCTTTCCGGGAAGGTGAACAACCATCACCGTAG GCCGACGTTCAGCAAGGACAATTCACCTCGTTCGCACACCGAAAGCACACG GTTTTCCCAGTTTTCCCGACCAGAATCGATGAACTTTCCACCCTCCATCCCATGA